The following proteins are encoded in a genomic region of candidate division TA06 bacterium:
- a CDS encoding DUF5615 family PIN-like protein gives MVDYYFGRAHCRPALDEAHSVRVGRLTIKFAKITQRNIMGSYAMNLLNRISTDPLICHGKACIKGTRIMVSVVLDNLAAGVSFDEIIKSYPSLTVEDIKAAIGYAAELTKEQIAFSLRHARMKFKTDENLPAEIADLLRKAKHDAATVFEQRLSGASDDRIADVCKREMRRKTGGFEVVYWHNWYVDGVWSVIDTFKNCIALCDGRFLDMKTLAVYGDSSCIIFK, from the coding sequence GTGGTTGATTATTATTTCGGGCGTGCCCACTGTCGCCCCGCCCTTGACGAAGCGCATTCCGTTCGCGTTGGGAGGCTCACGATAAAATTTGCCAAAATTACGCAACGAAACATTATGGGGAGTTATGCCATGAATCTGTTAAATAGAATATCAACGGATCCCTTGATCTGCCACGGCAAGGCCTGCATTAAGGGTACCCGGATTATGGTGTCGGTTGTTTTAGATAATTTAGCTGCCGGGGTCAGTTTTGATGAAATCATAAAAAGCTATCCTTCTTTGACAGTGGAGGACATAAAGGCGGCCATTGGCTATGCTGCCGAGTTGACCAAGGAACAGATTGCCTTTAGTCTCCGGCACGCACGGATGAAGTTTAAGACCGACGAAAATTTACCGGCGGAAATAGCCGACTTGCTGCGTAAGGCCAAGCACGATGCGGCCACGGTTTTTGAGCAACGGTTGTCCGGCGCAAGCGACGACAGGATCGCCGATGTCTGCAAACGCGAAATGCGAAGAAAGACCGGGGGATTTGAAGTGGTTTATTGGCATAATTGGTATGTTGACGGCGTCTGGTCGGTAATTGATACTTTTAAAAATTGCATTGCCTTGTGCGATGGCCGGTTTTTAGATATGAAGACATTGGCTGTGTATGGCGATTCCAGTTGCATAATTTTCAAATAG